From the Labrus mixtus chromosome 17, fLabMix1.1, whole genome shotgun sequence genome, one window contains:
- the m17 gene encoding IL-6 subfamily cytokine M17: MTNVWLLSFTKVLKECDHDQSSQFACDTEWRMNGHVKSMHFRQFMEPATTLLSLLLIMAVDSTRTVAASRNQQCGNSLQQTLKLTRLIQKESVDLIKTYKASQGDISELLCKVSVSSVPDPNISGLEPSERIVSIYTHLQAFVPHFKRVYEQQTDLQLPTSPLLARLTRVSTHSRNLATLVNLFYQTLFPNVPIPEPAGGPTELPPPQNVFQQKVYGCVVLKTYKELLANVSRELRTLKSKVCRNRKRIQINTLYF, encoded by the exons ATGACAAATGTGTGGTTGCTGTCTTTTACAAAAGTTTTAAAGGAGTGTGATCATGACCAGTCCTCGCAATTTGCCTGTGATACAGAGTGGAGAATGAATGGTCATGTAAAGAGTATGCATTTTAGACAGTTTATGGAACCAGCAACAA CAttactctctctcctgctgatTATGGCTGTTGATTCAACCCGAACTGTGGCAGCAAGCAGAAACCAGCAGTGTGGGAATTCTCTGCAACAGACTCTGAAGCTCACCAGACTCATACAGAAGGAATCCGTTGACTTAATCAAAACATAT AAAGCCTCTCAAGGAGATATATCAGAGCTCCTCTGCAAGGTGTCTGTCTCCAGCGTCCCTGACCCCAACATCTCAGGCCTGGAGCCCTCAGAGAGAATAGTGAGCATCTACACACACCTCCAGGCCTTCGTCCCACATTTCAAACGTGTGTACGAGCAGCAGACGGACTTACAGTTGCCCACCAGCCCGCTGCTGGCCAGGCTCACCCGTGTCAGCACTCACAGCAGGAATCTGGCTACTCTTGTAaacctcttctatcagaccctCTTCCCAAATGTTCCCATACCGGAGCCGGCGGGGGGGCCGACAGAACTACCTCCACCTCAGAATGTGTTCCAGCAGAAAGTCTATGGATGTGTGGTGCTGAAAACCTACAAGGAGCTTCTAGCAAATGTTTCAAGAGAGCTGAGGACTCTGAAAAGCAAAGTGTGCAGGAACAGAAAGAggatacaaataaacacactctACTTCTGA